The DNA window GCGCCGAGCCGGGCGAGAACCTCGCCGTGCGCGTGAAACGCGCCCTGAAGGGCGAGAAGCCCGATCGCCGGCTTTCCATTCTCTTTCATCGCGCTCTTCTTCCGCGTCGCGCGCGCTCACCAGCCGCGAGTCTGGAGAAGCTCCTTCTCGTCCATCTTCGATACATCGAGACCGCGCATCGGCTCCCCGAGCCCCTCCGACACCTCGGCGAGGATCTTCGGATCGAGGTAGTGGGTCGTCGCGCGCACGATCGCCTGCGCACGCTTCGCCGGATCCTCCGACTTGAAGATCCCGGAGCCGACGAAGACCGCTTCGGCGCCGAGCTGCATGACGAGCGACGCATCGGCGGGGGTCGCGATCCCGCCCGCGGAGAAGTTCGGAACCGGAAGCTTCCCCTCGCGCGCGACGAGACGAACGATCTCATACGGCGCGCCGAGCTCCTTCGCCTCCGCCATCCACTCGTCTTCGCGGAGCGTCGCGAGCCGGCGGATCCCGCCGACCACCGCGCGGATGTGCCGCACCGCCTCGACGATGTCGCCAGAGCCTGCTTCCCCCTTCGTCCGGATCATCGCCGCCCCCTCCGCGATCCTCCGGAGCGCCTCGCCGAGGTTCCTGCAGCCGCACACGAACGGCACCTTGAAGGCGTGCTTGTCGATGTGGTGCGCCTCGTCGGCGGGCGTGAGCACCTCGCTCTCGTCGATGAAATCGACGCCGAGCTCTTGAAGAATCTGCGCCTCCGCGAAATGCCCGATCCGGCACTTCGCCATCACCGGGATCGAGACGGCCTTCTGGATCTCGCGGATCCTCTTCGGGTCCGCCATGCGCGCGACCCCGCCTTCCTTGCGGATGTCCGCGGGGACGCGCTCGAGAGCCATCACGGCGACGGCCCCCGCCTCTTCGGCGATCTTCGCCTGCTCGGCGTTCGTCACGTCCATGATGACGCCGCCCTTCAGCATCTCGGCGAAACCCGTCTTCAGCCTCAAGGTTCCCTTTTCTTCGTTCATGACCGTTCCTCCGAAAACATTTTCATCCATCAAAGAAAAACTGACGGCGCGTCGTCCGGCGCGCTCCGCCGTTTTCGGCATTTCTCCCCGAGAAGGGCTCCCAGCCCGCGGATCCCCTCCGCGATCCGTTCCTCCTTTTCCAGCGTGAAGGAGAGGCGAAACGCGTTTCCGCCGCCGCCGTCGATGTGGAAGAGCGGGCCCGGCGTGAAGTTGACCCCGAGGCGGCGCGCCTCGAGAAGCACTTCCACCGAGTCGACATGCGACGGGAGCGTCACCCAGAGGGACATCCCTCCTTCCGGCTCGGTCCACTTGACATCCGGAGGGAAGTGCTCGGCCATCGACTCGACGAGGACGCGAAGTCTCTTTCGGTTGGCTGCGCGCACCCGTTCGAGATGCCCGTCGAGAAGTCCCTTCTCGCAGAAGCGGTGAATCGCCGCCTGCGCGAGAAGCCCCGCGGCGAGGTCGGTCGAGCGGCGGATGCGGCCGATCGCCTCGTGCAGCGGAGCCGGCGCGACGAGCCAGCCGAGCCGGAGGCCGGGGAAGAGGATCTTCGAAAACGTGCCGAGGAGAAGGACGTCCTCTCCCCCGGGGAGACCGCGGAGCGCGATCTCTTCTTTCCCGCGGTAGCGGAGATCCGCGTCGAACGTGTCCTCCAGGATCGCGACGGAGCGGCGCCTCGCGAGATCGAGAACCGTCTCTCTTCGCGCGCGGCTCATGCTCACGCCGGTCGGATTCTGAAAGGTCGGCATGCAGTAGAGGAGCTTCACCGGTCGGCGAGCGAACGTCTCTTCGAGGGCGCTCGGGAGAATCCCCTCTCCGTCCATCAGGACCCCGGCGAGCTCCGCGCCGTAGAGGCGAAACGCGCCGATCGCGTTGTAATAGGTGGGCGATTCGACGGCGACCGCGTCCCCCTCGTCGACGAGGAGCTTCCCGACGAGATCGAGACCGGGCTGCGCTCCGTTCAGGATAAACACGTCGTTCGCGTCGACGGCGGTTCCTTGATGGGTCAATCGTTCGGCGAGCCACCTCCGTAGAGGGAGATAGCCCTCGCGCGAACCGTAGTCGAGAACGGGGGCGCCCATCTCGCGGACGACCTCCTCCAAGACCTCGCGAAACTCCTCGACGGGGAAGAGGTCCCGGTCCGCCACCGCGCCGGTCAGCTCGATCCGGCCGATCCCGTCCCCGATCGCAAGCCTCTCGAGCACCTCCCCCCTCCCCGCGCTTCGTCGAGAGACCGCCCGGGCCCATTTCATCGGTCCTCCCCGGCTCGCGGGGGCCTCCGCAAGACCGCCGGGATGTCGAATCCGGATGAAGGTCCCCCGCCCAACCACCGATTGTACCAGGCCAATCCTTTCCATCTCGCGGTAGGCCAAGGAGACCGTGTTTCGATTGAGACCGAGACCCTCCGCAAGCGTCCTCATGGGCGGGAGGCGATCGCCGTCCTTTAATACGTTGCTTTCAAGAAGGTTACGGATTTCTCCGGCGATCTGTTGGTAGATCGGGATCTTGCTCTCCCGGTCGATCCGAATCCGAAGCCTTGCGGTCTGAGGTCTTCCTCGTCTCATAGCGAAACCAGGATAGCAGGTTTCCCTAGTATTGTCACGTATTTTGTCCTGGTACTTTTCGAAGCCAAATCTCCGCGAATCGCGCCGGTCCCGAACAAGACGAGTCGACCGGCCGATCCAGAGGGGGAGAGGCGGCGGCGAAACGTGGGGCGGAGCCTCCGCGCAGGTGCGCCGCGCCGTGGTAGCGTAGGGGAGGAATCGGACCCGGGCCACGGGAAAGGTTTAAGGAAAAATGATCCTTCGCTTCGCGAGAAGAGCTTCCGGGGTTCTCACGGCGACGTTGCTCGCCGCGGTGATCGCGTCGCTCCTTCCCTTGGAGGTTTGGGCGCTCGAGATCCTCGCGAGCTTCCGGGTTCCTCTCATCACGCTTTGCTTCGGATCCGGTCTCTTCGCGCTCTTTGTCCGGCTCCGGGCGTGGGCCGTTTTCGGTTTCGCGCTCGCATCGATCCAGATTCTTCTATCCATCCCCCTCTTCGTCGCGGCGGGGTCGAACGGGGACGCCTCGGACGCGCGCGTGCGTCTTCGCGTGCTCACGATGAACGTCGAGTGGTGCAACCGCGAAGGAGACGCGGTTCTTTCGCTCATCCGCTCGCTCGAGCCGGACATCGTCGCCTTGCAGGAGATCGATTACTGGTGGCGCCGCGAGCTCGAAACTCTGCGGGACGAGTTCCACTTCCAGACGTTCGACCGGCTCTCCGCGCGTCCCGGCGTGGGGGTGCTCGCCCGGCAGGCACCGGTCGCCGAGGAATGGCACGATCTCCACGGGCGCGCCTTCGTAGCCCTTCGGTTCGGCGAGAGTGAGAACTCCATCGGCTTTGCGAACGCCCACGCTTTCCCGCCCAAGTCTCCCCGCTTGTATCGGCTCCGCAACCATCAGATCGACCGGCTCGCCGAGCGCCTCGCCGCGTTTGAAACTCCGCTCGTGCTCGCCGGCGACCTAAACGCAACCCCTTGGTCTCCGGTGCTCGGCGCGTTCGAGCGAAGAACGGGTCTCGCGAGCGCGCGCGCGGGAAGAGGAACGCTTCCCACCTGGCCCGCGTGGAGCCGTCTCTTCTCCTTCCCGATCGACCACATCCATCACTCGGACGCGTTTCTCGTCGAAGAGCTTCGCCGCGTCCCGATCCCTGGGTCGGATCATTTTGGTCTCTTTGCCGTTCTCTCCCTCTCGGAGACTCGCGGTTGACGCGAGACGGTCGGGCTTCTACCATCGCCGAACGATGAGAGCGAAAAGCGGAACCGCCGGAACGACCTTCGCGCAGAAGCTTCTTCTCATCCTCTTCGGCGTCGGAATCGTGTTCCTCGCGGAGGGTGTTCTTCGTCTCGCGGGAGTCGGCGGCCGGAACAGTCTCTACGTGAGGGACACGGACTCGCGGGGCCGAAGAGTCTTTGTGGCCAACGAAAGCCTGAACCGCCGCCTCTTCTTCCCCGTCACAGGAGAGCGGAGCAACTTTCCGAGACCTCAGCTTCCGTACGCGGTCTTTCCGGTCGAGAAGGACGCGCGCGCGTTCCGGGTCTTCGTCGTCGGCGC is part of the Candidatus Eisenbacteria bacterium genome and encodes:
- a CDS encoding endonuclease/exonuclease/phosphatase family protein, which translates into the protein MILRFARRASGVLTATLLAAVIASLLPLEVWALEILASFRVPLITLCFGSGLFALFVRLRAWAVFGFALASIQILLSIPLFVAAGSNGDASDARVRLRVLTMNVEWCNREGDAVLSLIRSLEPDIVALQEIDYWWRRELETLRDEFHFQTFDRLSARPGVGVLARQAPVAEEWHDLHGRAFVALRFGESENSIGFANAHAFPPKSPRLYRLRNHQIDRLAERLAAFETPLVLAGDLNATPWSPVLGAFERRTGLASARAGRGTLPTWPAWSRLFSFPIDHIHHSDAFLVEELRRVPIPGSDHFGLFAVLSLSETRG
- a CDS encoding PLP-dependent aminotransferase family protein translates to MRRGRPQTARLRIRIDRESKIPIYQQIAGEIRNLLESNVLKDGDRLPPMRTLAEGLGLNRNTVSLAYREMERIGLVQSVVGRGTFIRIRHPGGLAEAPASRGGPMKWARAVSRRSAGRGEVLERLAIGDGIGRIELTGAVADRDLFPVEEFREVLEEVVREMGAPVLDYGSREGYLPLRRWLAERLTHQGTAVDANDVFILNGAQPGLDLVGKLLVDEGDAVAVESPTYYNAIGAFRLYGAELAGVLMDGEGILPSALEETFARRPVKLLYCMPTFQNPTGVSMSRARRETVLDLARRRSVAILEDTFDADLRYRGKEEIALRGLPGGEDVLLLGTFSKILFPGLRLGWLVAPAPLHEAIGRIRRSTDLAAGLLAQAAIHRFCEKGLLDGHLERVRAANRKRLRVLVESMAEHFPPDVKWTEPEGGMSLWVTLPSHVDSVEVLLEARRLGVNFTPGPLFHIDGGGGNAFRLSFTLEKEERIAEGIRGLGALLGEKCRKRRSAPDDAPSVFL
- the pdxS gene encoding pyridoxal 5'-phosphate synthase lyase subunit PdxS, whose protein sequence is MNEEKGTLRLKTGFAEMLKGGVIMDVTNAEQAKIAEEAGAVAVMALERVPADIRKEGGVARMADPKRIREIQKAVSIPVMAKCRIGHFAEAQILQELGVDFIDESEVLTPADEAHHIDKHAFKVPFVCGCRNLGEALRRIAEGAAMIRTKGEAGSGDIVEAVRHIRAVVGGIRRLATLREDEWMAEAKELGAPYEIVRLVAREGKLPVPNFSAGGIATPADASLVMQLGAEAVFVGSGIFKSEDPAKRAQAIVRATTHYLDPKILAEVSEGLGEPMRGLDVSKMDEKELLQTRGW